A region from the Silene latifolia isolate original U9 population chromosome 7, ASM4854445v1, whole genome shotgun sequence genome encodes:
- the LOC141592111 gene encoding putative F-box protein At5g60060 yields the protein MVVTGGSGGGEESKWAEIPTELLIKIAKLCTKSSLSFSGKLLVCRLRAVCKPWRSALPVNHDNNPIPIPIPITPPISSLLTNNHDNSSSLYYLVPSTTCVVQSVKDPSDSHLLIVDHFDSCGGGGGKVFCRKPLFLSYDKSSTWDNTCPKSINLLDYHLSVVAEEHSLRVLIHDDNNGLSFLDSFCKKVVLISNLNPNLKVGEEIDYGVALVLFDGGMLGMYVFYEKKWEMIYKCENSKSERCSDIQRYEEDGHKCVIVIDHKANAFRVNYDFHLRKLEWTKIANEIHGSRLRRKRLVVESDNGSLFLVVQKTSMCEMEEIKMSFNVYLFRKQQQKWDKLRLVPGFILFVGHDFAFTTNSKAFPDVCSGNCIYASKGSFPLYKGSYDFDVGIFFQEIEDSLCVFHFGENCASVICDLPWGGYDYCSIFESPNKWLEFNQPPPISIPQLPLERNHDVQDKSESDNIPGSCGFQPFPEDENAKPLLDLNDHPGKGVPKEKGKRIANDPDLVESTNSSRLPKSRRITLSKSSAQVGNPNSEKDFNKIQSMLKAISALLNFGVAQSDQPGCTLTEVIRELGSLPNSELGSNFSASLLLETKENRKLYVCHDGVDVKDKWLHYTFDRSEM from the exons ATGGTGGTCACCGGTGGAAGCGGCGGTGGCGAAGAATCAAAATGGGCTGAAATTCCAACGGAACTCCTAATCAAAATCGCCAAACTCTGTACTAAATCCAGCTTATCCTTCTCAGGTAAGCTCCTAGTCTGCCGCCTCCGTGCCGTCTGTAAGCCGTGGAGATCAGCCTTACCTGTCAACCATGATAACAacccaattccaattccaattccgatAACTCCGCCTATTTCGTCTCTCCTCACTAACAACCATGACAATTCCTCTTCACTGTACTACCTCGTACCCAGTACAACCTGCGTTGTTCAGTCGGTCAAAGACCCGTCTGACTCGCATTTACTGATTGTCGACCACTTTGACAGctgcggcggcggtggtggtaaGGTTTTCTGTCGCAAACCCTTGTTTTTGTCGTATGATAAGTCGAGTACTTGGGATAATACTTGCCCTAAATCAATTAATCTCTTAGATTATCATTTATCTGTTGTTGCTGAAGAACATTCTCTTAGGGTTTTGATTCATGATGATAATAATGGGTTGTCATTTCTGGATTCTTTCTGTAAGAAAGTGGTACTGATTTCAAACCTAAACCCTAATTTGAAAGTAGGGGAAGAAATTGATTATGGGGTAGCTTTAGTACTGTTTGATGGTGGAATGTTGGGTATGTATGTTTTCTATGAGAAGAAATGGGAGATGATCTATAAATGTGAGAATTCAAAGTCCGAAAGGTGTTCTGATATTCAAAGATATGAGGAGGATGGTCATAAGTGTGTTATTGTTATTGATCATAAAGCGAATGCTTTTCGTGTTAATTATGATTTTCATTTAAGGAAACTAGAGTGGACTAAGATTGCTAATGAAATCCATGGGAGCCGTCTTAGGCGTAAAAGGTTAGTTGTAGAATCAGATAATGGAAGTTTGTTTTTGGTTGTTCAGAAAACTTCTATGTGTGAAATGGAGGAGATTAAGATGTCATTCAATGTTTATTTGTTTCGCAAACAACAACAGAAGTGGGACAAACTTCGTCTTGTTCCGGGGTTTATCTTGTTTGTGGGTCACGACTTTGCTTTCACAACAAATAGCAAAGCTTTCCCTGATGTATGTTCTGGAAATTGCATATATGCTAGTAAAGGTAGTTTCCCTTTGTATAAGGGTAGCTATGACTTTGACGTGGGAATCTTTTTTCAAGAAATCGAAGATAGTCTTTGTGTCTTCCATTTTGGAGAGAATTGTGCTAGTGTGATTTGTGATTTGCCATGGGGTGGATATGATTATTGTTCTATCTTTGAATCACCCAATAAATGGCTCGAATTTAATCAGCCACCGCCAATATCGATTCCTCAACTTCCACT TGAACGAAATCATGATGTGCAAGACAAGTCTGAGAGTGACAACATACCCGGAAGCTGTGGTTTTCAACCCTTTCCAGAAGATGAAAACGCTAAACCCTTGCTGGACCTAAATGATCATCCTGGTAAAGGGGTTCcaaaagaaaaggggaagaggATAGCTAATGATCCTGATCTGGTAGAATCGACCAACAGTTCCCGACTCCCCAAGTCAAggaggattactttgagcaagtcttCTGCTCAAGTTGGAAACCCAAATTCGGAAAAGGACTTCAATAAAATACAGTCTATGCTGAAAGCCATCTCAGCATTACTTAATTTTGGCGTGGCTCAATCGGATCAACCTGGATGTACCTTAACTGAAGTTATACGAGAATTGGGTTCTCTTCCTAATTCTGAACTAGGCAGTAACTTCTCTGCTAGCCTTCTTCTGGAGACGAAGGAGAATCGAAAACTATATGTGTGCCATGATGGTGTAGATGTCAAGGATAAGTGGTTGCATTATACGTTTGACAGGTCTGAGATGTAA